The Candidatus Hydrogenedentota bacterium DNA window GGGTCGCAGTGGCGCCCATTCCCGTGCGCTCGCCCATGCCGGCTCGCGCCGTGGTGGTGGTCTCATCGATGAAGAGGGTCGTTGTGAAAACCTGGGTGAACCAGATCGGCTGCTTCTGCCGGGTATCGTTCAATGCGTTGAGATAAACCAGCCAGCGCTTGCGCCGGTCATAGAAGTTATCGATGCTGTCGATTCCGTTCTTGATCACGCGGATATAGCTTTGAGCCACGCTCAGCTTGTCGTCGAACTGGCATCGCGCACTGGGATCATCCACGAGTTTCGGGTCGTATTTTCCGATAACGTCGCGCGCCATATCCGTGTGTTTCTCGACTTCTTGGATCTTGTTCCGCATATCGGGGATGATCGTGGCGAAAATGGCCAGCACCACGGCCAGCGACGCCGCCCAATACAGGTATTGCTGTTTGCGGCGCGCCCCCTCGATAATTCGAGGCGGAATCAGGTTGACGCTGATCGGCACCTGGGCGCAGTTGCGCAACGCCAGTCCCAGGACAACGGCGGACTGTTCAGGATGTTCGTTTACGGATTGCGCGGCCGGGGTGATGGCGAGGCCCGTCAACGGTTGCGCGATGCGGACTTCCATATTCAATTGGCGCTGAAGATACGGAATGATGTTGCGCAGGCAGGCGCCTCCGCCCGTGATTACCACGCGCGACACCGGGCCGCCTCCAGGCTGCGAACGAAAATACGCGAAGGAACGGTTGATTTCCGTTACCAGACGGTTCAGCACCTGCCCGATAACTTCGCCGCCTTTGCCGTCGCGCTGGGGGTCTCCGGTGGGGGCAAAGCCGCGCTGACATTTCAGGCGTTCGGCCTCCTCGAAACTGATGCCAAAGGTGTTGCTAATCGCGCTGGTGACGTCGTTGCCGCCGAGATTCAGGCTGCGCGTAAACCGGAACTGCCCCTCGCGCTCGATGACGATGTCGCTGGTGCTTGCCCCCAAATCAATCATGGCGACGCATTCGCCCTTGACGCCGAACTCGCCCGTGGTCTTGAGCCAGTTGTACTCCGCGATGGGGCTGACGTCGATCACGCCGATGGCACGCTTCACCTTCTTGATGATGTCCAGGCGCTTGTCGACGACGTCCACTTTGATGGCGGCCATCAGGACTTCGTAGCCGCCAGCCTCGGTGCGCGACAGAATCTGATAATCGAGGGCGATCTGGTCTAATGAAAACGGGATCTGTTGCTGGATTTCGTAGCGGACGATCTGCGAAACCTTGTGCTCGGGGACCGGGGGAAGGGCGCGCGTCCGCGTGAATACCGATTGGCCGGGTACGCCAAAAACCGTTCTTCGCGCGCGGATCTTGGCTTCCTTCAACATCTCGTTGATGACTTCAACGATGCGTTCCTGGCGTTCGGGTTCGGGAGCCGACGGGAGGACACCAAGGTCCCGCTGCATGTATCGTGTCAGCTGAAAGCCAGTCTTCGTCCTGGTGAGCTCACACAGACGCACAGCACTGGACCCGATGTCCAGCACCAACCGTTTTTTCAGCCGCGAGCCTTTCAAGGAAGCCATTCGTTACAATCCGCCCTCTTTCGATTCACTGGCGGAAGCGCCGGCAACACAAAGGCCTTCCCGTTCCAGCACACAACCCGCCTCTTGCGCCGCCCGTGAAGGGGCGAATTTTGTGCCCCCTCATACTTGGCGAGACGCCATAAACCCTTACAAAGTATTGTAATAAACGGAACCGGATGTGTCAAGAATTAAATAAGCCTTGGCAATTGATTTCTGAGCAGCGGCTGGCCCTAGCGCCGGCCCCGTTTGTTCCACACGTCGATATCCATGACGCATCGGAAACCATACTCCTCGCGCGCCACATCCATCCGGTCGAAATGGCGCCTGGCACACCTCAAATCAAACGGTTCACTCTTGTACGAGCCGCCTCGCAGCACCTTGTAGATCTGCCCATATTCCTTGGTCACGTCCAGGTTGCCCGGATAGGCCTCATACCAGCTCGAGGTCCATTCCAGGGCATTTCCAGCCATGTCAGCGCAGCCATAGGGCGAATTGCCCCCAGGATACTGCCCGACCTCGCGCAGTTCAAGTGTGCCTGACGAGCCGGAATTACACAAGTGGCGGCCGAAATCTTCGCCCCAGGGGTAGGCCCTGCCGTCGGTTCCCCGGGCAGCTTTTTCCCACTCGAGTTCGGTCGGCAATCGCTTACCAATGGCCGCGGCATAGGCCGTGGCCAATTGGAAGGTAATGCCCGAGACCGGGAAATTCTCCTTCCCCTCCGGGAACGTGTGTCCCGGGACCACGGCCTTATACTGTTCGTTGGTCACTTCATACTTATCAATGAAAAAAGCCCCGAGATTCTCTTCGCGGCGGGGACGCTCATCGGGCGCGGCATTGTTTACGCCGCACACGAAGGGTCCGGCCGCGACAAGCACCATGCCGGGGGGCGCCTCGCCGACGTTCAGCTCGAAATGGACCGTCTGTGAGTCGTTGGGCCCGAGAATGATGGACCTCTCCGCCTCGACAAACCCTTTCACCTTCAACCCGACCACGTAGGTTCCCGGACGCAAGGTGAAAACGGACGGCGTTACGGAATCCTGAAGTTTCTTATTCAGAAGGATTTGCGCACGTTCGGGTTCGGAGGTCACCTCGAGGCGGGCAGGTTTGGGAGTCAACTTATGACTCACGGCGGTCAGCAGGTCTTCATGCACCATCACCGTATTCGCAAAGGGTTCATAATCCTCGAGTTGCAACGTGTACGCGATCTCGCCCACGGGCATTGACCGGCGCAGGATGGGTGTGGTGCCCAATTCCGTGCCATCGCCAAGGACCACTTTGGCCTTATCCGGTTGCGAGTCAATGCTGAACCAGCCCGTTCGGGCCTGCATCTCGATGACCACGCGCGCCTCGGCGCTGCGGGCAGGCACCACGGCATTGGTCATGGTATCGCGATACCCTTCCTTGGACAGCTGGATGAGGACGCGTCCGGGGGGCAGCCCCTCGATGGTCAAGGGAGTTTGCCCGCGCGGTTCCCCGTTGATAATCACGTAGACGCCGCTGACCGGGGTGGATTCAATGATGAGTTTTCCCCCGTGTTTTCCGCCGGTGCATCCACAGAGAAGCACAAGCAGCAATGCTGCTGCCGCAACACCCCGCTTCGCCAGCGGGGTACGTATGCTCTGCAGATGCCCGTTCATCCGCGCGCCCCCAACCTTGCGATCCCGGTTCGCGGCTACCCGTGCGCAACAATACGTGTCCGCGACGCTGCAAACACGTCCACATCGCGCCGCCCCGACGAAAGCAGCGCTAACTTGTCTGTAGGGTGCCGTCACGTACTTCCTTATACCATTAAAGCGCATCCGGACACATTCCGCAAGTCTTTGCGTCTGGAAGGTTAGCATACGCCCCGGCAGAACGTTGCAGACAAGACCCAAGAGGGTTGTTCGGCGGCTGGCCTGTCCCCCGCTGCTGCCCGTTTGCCAACCCCTTCACACCCTTCTCACGTTCACACGTTCTCGTCCCCCGCTGTGGCGGGGTCTCCTGACCCAGCCACTCTTTCGACCGGCAGGTCTCCAACATCCGGAAGAGATAGTGCCGCGAGGATGTGTGTGTACGCGCGTGTGCCGGTCTGCCGCTCTGCCGGTCTGCCGCTCGAACCGGTGCGCAGCCCTGGCGGGCTGCGGCGGTTCAGTGGCCGGCTGGGAAACCGGCCCTCCGCTGCGCGGGTAAGGGTCTGGCGGCTCATGTGGGTTGGGCAGATGTCCGTGCACGTTTCCTGGGAGGCGCGCGCCCAGGGACGCGCAAGGTTCGCGGGAGCGCTCGTCCCGGAGGAGGCGCGGAACACGAAGCGCCGCACAAAACGGCGGCGCTGGAACTCTTGGCGGCCGTCACCCGGGCGCGCCTCGTTGCGCGGCACGTGTGACGGCCGCCGATAGAGCTTATTCTTCTCTCAGGATGATCTGCTGTTTGCCTCGCTGGCGCTCGCGTTGCAGGTAGCCGCCCACGGTATCCGAGGTGTCGCGCACTACCTTGAACTGCACGCTCGCCGGAGTATTGTCGATGCGTTCGCCGTCATCCCGGGCGTGGTTGCCGTTTGCATCCCAGAAGGCCTGCGCGGTCAGCACATACGTCACCGAGTTCTGGCCAGGAGGCATATAGTCCAAGAACGGGTCGGCATCCGCAACCACATTCCACGGAAGCTGCAGCGTCTGGGTCTGGCCTGACGCTGTATAGTAAACCCACGGTCCAGCTGGATCTGGATCCGGAATTACGCCCTGATACAAAACGCCGCCGTCGCGCTGGAGGCTCCACTGCACGGCGATATCCTCGCCCTCGAGGCCGGGCGGAAGCGTGACGCCGATGGTGAACAGGCCTTCCACCCGCGGATCAGGAGTGTCAGGGTGCAACGCCACCATAGCCGCGGGACCGAAGCTCACGTCGCCATCCGCCTTATTGAGAGTTTGATACGCGTCCGGCGCATCTCCGTTATGCCACAGCTCGTGGGTGAGGGTGGTGTCGATCTCGCCGCCGCCGAGGTAGAACCGCACCCAGTTTCTCCGGTCGCGGCTTCCGGTGGGAGTGACCAGACCGCTTGCATCGAGCGTCAGATCGCCGGCCGGCCAGACCTCGTAGTTGCCGGCTTCGTCGACGCCGACCACGACGAGGAGGAACCAGTTTTCGGCGAGGCCGGCAGCGCGCAGCGTCTCGGCCAG harbors:
- the pilM gene encoding type IV pilus assembly protein PilM — protein: MASLKGSRLKKRLVLDIGSSAVRLCELTRTKTGFQLTRYMQRDLGVLPSAPEPERQERIVEVINEMLKEAKIRARRTVFGVPGQSVFTRTRALPPVPEHKVSQIVRYEIQQQIPFSLDQIALDYQILSRTEAGGYEVLMAAIKVDVVDKRLDIIKKVKRAIGVIDVSPIAEYNWLKTTGEFGVKGECVAMIDLGASTSDIVIEREGQFRFTRSLNLGGNDVTSAISNTFGISFEEAERLKCQRGFAPTGDPQRDGKGGEVIGQVLNRLVTEINRSFAYFRSQPGGGPVSRVVITGGGACLRNIIPYLQRQLNMEVRIAQPLTGLAITPAAQSVNEHPEQSAVVLGLALRNCAQVPISVNLIPPRIIEGARRKQQYLYWAASLAVVLAIFATIIPDMRNKIQEVEKHTDMARDVIGKYDPKLVDDPSARCQFDDKLSVAQSYIRVIKNGIDSIDNFYDRRKRWLVYLNALNDTRQKQPIWFTQVFTTTLFIDETTTTARAGMGERTGMGATATRSQGGLTSGMAARDRRRQAAARAAARDDEEGANADEVLVRRLMSSGFAGITWEQARDQETSSRRVTGSVQPRRSGGGQSRRRDDDSGGPVPANVSLDPNAPIVDRMSLPNGIEIHGYAADQGVVLDYLADLKERDEFVEVYLDERSVNQVSAAMLGRGIAGLPAAVAGSQTVVSFVMLAQISGAPLQATEVGSAGRVGSGTMGTPSGFVPGGFAPGAGLRGLGRSSSEEDEDEGSR
- a CDS encoding SUMF1/EgtB/PvdO family nonheme iron enzyme, whose translation is MNGHLQSIRTPLAKRGVAAAALLLVLLCGCTGGKHGGKLIIESTPVSGVYVIINGEPRGQTPLTIEGLPPGRVLIQLSKEGYRDTMTNAVVPARSAEARVVIEMQARTGWFSIDSQPDKAKVVLGDGTELGTTPILRRSMPVGEIAYTLQLEDYEPFANTVMVHEDLLTAVSHKLTPKPARLEVTSEPERAQILLNKKLQDSVTPSVFTLRPGTYVVGLKVKGFVEAERSIILGPNDSQTVHFELNVGEAPPGMVLVAAGPFVCGVNNAAPDERPRREENLGAFFIDKYEVTNEQYKAVVPGHTFPEGKENFPVSGITFQLATAYAAAIGKRLPTELEWEKAARGTDGRAYPWGEDFGRHLCNSGSSGTLELREVGQYPGGNSPYGCADMAGNALEWTSSWYEAYPGNLDVTKEYGQIYKVLRGGSYKSEPFDLRCARRHFDRMDVAREEYGFRCVMDIDVWNKRGRR